A single region of the Anaerostipes rhamnosivorans genome encodes:
- the hpt gene encoding hypoxanthine phosphoribosyltransferase, with translation MEQVGIRELISEKAVDKRIEEMGAQISRDFAGKEVHLIAILKGGVFFACELAKRITVPVTIDFMSVSSYGDSRESSGIVKIAKDLDEPIENKEVLIVEDIIDSGKTLNHLKPMLLSRKPKSIQICTLLNKPERREVDVEVAYTGFDVPDEFVVGYGLDFAQKYRNLPYIGVAEE, from the coding sequence ATGGAACAAGTAGGGATTAGAGAGTTGATCTCGGAGAAGGCTGTGGACAAGAGGATTGAGGAAATGGGAGCTCAGATCAGCAGAGACTTTGCAGGGAAGGAAGTTCATTTGATTGCCATCTTAAAGGGCGGTGTATTTTTTGCCTGTGAGCTTGCCAAAAGGATCACGGTCCCAGTGACGATTGATTTTATGTCTGTGTCCAGCTATGGAGATTCCAGAGAATCTTCAGGAATCGTAAAAATCGCAAAGGACCTGGATGAGCCCATTGAAAATAAAGAAGTATTGATCGTGGAAGATATCATCGATTCCGGTAAGACCCTGAATCATTTAAAGCCCATGCTTCTGAGCCGAAAGCCCAAGAGTATTCAGATCTGTACCCTGCTGAACAAACCGGAGCGCAGGGAAGTAGATGTGGAAGTGGCGTACACAGGATTTGATGTACCGGATGAATTCGTTGTCGGATACGGGCTGGATTTTGCACAGAAGTACAGGAATCTTCCATACATTGGTGTCGCAGAAGAGTAG
- the ftsH gene encoding ATP-dependent zinc metalloprotease FtsH, which produces MMNSTEDNYNYAQFRQDAKAGQVVGITMKQNKEVPTGTMTVELKNEVYKNCNITNVDTAVKEIETKYPDLYKKMVVKPIDHSGEWITTLLPNLLMVGILVFFLVMMMKQNGGGGKMMDFGKSRAKMANPDGPKVTFDDVAGLTEEKEELEEVVDFLKNPKKFIGIGARIPKGVLLVGPPGTGKTLIAKAVAGEANVPFFSISGSDFVEMFVGVGAARVRDLFAEAKKNAPCIIFIDEIDAVARRRGSGLGGGHDEREQTLNQMLVEMDGFGVNEGIIVIAATNRVDILDPAILRPGRFDRKVGVGRPDVKGREEILKIHAKKKPLGDDVDLQQIARTTAGFVGADLENLMNEAAIQAAKNNRGYIVKEDIDKSFIKVGIGTEKKSRVVPESERRITAYHEAGHAILFHVLPDMGPVYTVSIIPTGVGAAGYTMPLPENDNVFNTKGKMLHNIMVSLGGRIAEELIFEDITTGASQDIKQVTQLARSMVTEYGMSDRLGLINYDTGEGDEVFLGKEIGQPRPYGERVATIIDEEVKDIVDDCYKKAKAIIEEHMEVLHSCAKLLLERERINQSEFEILFEGTEA; this is translated from the coding sequence ATGATGAACAGCACGGAAGACAATTATAATTACGCACAGTTTCGTCAGGACGCAAAAGCGGGCCAGGTTGTCGGAATCACAATGAAACAAAACAAAGAGGTTCCCACCGGCACTATGACGGTAGAATTAAAAAATGAAGTTTACAAGAACTGCAATATCACAAATGTAGATACAGCGGTAAAGGAGATTGAGACAAAGTATCCGGATCTCTATAAAAAGATGGTTGTAAAACCTATTGACCACAGCGGCGAGTGGATCACGACTCTGCTGCCGAACCTTCTGATGGTCGGCATCCTTGTCTTTTTCCTGGTCATGATGATGAAGCAGAATGGCGGCGGCGGAAAGATGATGGACTTTGGGAAGAGCCGTGCCAAAATGGCAAACCCGGATGGTCCGAAGGTCACATTTGATGACGTAGCAGGGCTGACCGAGGAAAAAGAAGAACTAGAAGAGGTCGTGGATTTTCTGAAGAACCCGAAGAAGTTTATCGGAATCGGGGCAAGGATCCCGAAGGGTGTTCTTTTAGTGGGGCCTCCGGGAACAGGTAAAACTCTGATTGCAAAAGCTGTGGCAGGGGAAGCCAATGTTCCATTTTTTAGTATCTCAGGATCCGATTTCGTGGAAATGTTTGTCGGCGTTGGTGCTGCCCGTGTAAGAGATTTGTTTGCGGAAGCGAAGAAAAACGCGCCATGTATTATTTTTATCGATGAGATTGACGCAGTGGCAAGGCGGAGAGGATCCGGACTTGGCGGCGGACACGATGAGAGGGAGCAGACATTAAACCAGATGCTGGTTGAGATGGACGGCTTTGGAGTAAACGAGGGTATTATCGTTATTGCGGCAACCAACCGTGTGGATATCCTTGATCCGGCGATCCTCCGCCCGGGACGTTTTGACCGGAAAGTGGGAGTGGGACGCCCGGACGTGAAAGGAAGGGAAGAGATCTTAAAGATCCATGCCAAGAAGAAACCGTTAGGCGACGATGTGGATTTACAACAGATCGCGAGGACGACTGCAGGGTTTGTGGGTGCTGACCTGGAGAACCTGATGAATGAGGCAGCGATACAGGCAGCCAAAAACAACAGGGGCTATATCGTAAAAGAAGATATTGATAAATCCTTTATCAAAGTGGGAATCGGTACGGAGAAGAAGAGCCGTGTAGTTCCGGAGAGTGAGCGCAGGATTACTGCATATCACGAGGCAGGGCATGCTATTTTATTCCATGTACTTCCGGACATGGGCCCTGTATATACCGTTTCTATCATACCAACCGGGGTGGGAGCAGCAGGTTATACTATGCCGCTTCCGGAAAATGACAATGTGTTTAACACCAAGGGCAAGATGCTCCACAACATTATGGTGAGTCTTGGCGGAAGGATCGCGGAAGAACTGATCTTTGAGGATATCACCACAGGGGCTTCCCAGGATATCAAGCAGGTGACACAGCTCGCCAGATCCATGGTGACTGAATACGGAATGTCAGACCGCCTTGGACTGATCAACTATGACACCGGAGAAGGCGATGAGGTCTTCTTAGGAAAAGAGATCGGCCAGCCTCGTCCATATGGAGAACGTGTGGCAACGATTATTGACGAAGAAGTAAAAGACATTGTAGATGACTGCTACAAAAAGGCGAAAGCTATTATAGAAGAACACATGGAAGTTCTGCACAGCTGCGCCAAACTGCTGCTGGAAAGAGAACGGATCAACCAGAGCGAATTCGAAATATTATTTGAAGGAACCGAGGCATAA
- a CDS encoding dicarboxylate/amino acid:cation symporter, with product MNEKKQKKKLSLTVMILSALFLGIVAGLLLQGHPKIADNYIQPFGTIFLNLIKMIVVPVVLFSIIQGVVSLQDIKKVGSIGGKTICFYIVTTAFAVTFGLLFANVLNVGGGYVMDSSSLQAYEGATKAPSLIDTLVNIFPSNAVEPLVSATMLQVIVIALFFGFGIIIAGDKGKPAADLVESLSEVCINIMSIIIHLSPIGVFALITPVVAANGPSVLLPLLKLIGVAYLTSIVHMVVVYSSAVKGFSGISPLKFFKEQSPAMLFAFSSASSVGTLPFNYECTEKLGARKEIASFVLPLGATINMDGTAIYQGVSAIFIAQIFGVHLTLSQQLMIILTTTLASIGTAGVPGSGVIMLAMVLQSVGLPLEGIALVAGVDRILDMARTTVNITGDAACTICVDAMEKRKEARRKVKISNNI from the coding sequence ATGAATGAAAAAAAACAAAAAAAGAAATTATCATTAACTGTGATGATTCTCAGCGCCCTATTTTTAGGAATCGTTGCGGGGCTGCTGCTTCAGGGCCACCCTAAAATAGCTGACAACTACATTCAGCCCTTCGGAACCATATTCTTAAACCTGATCAAAATGATCGTTGTTCCGGTTGTCCTGTTTTCCATCATTCAGGGAGTCGTGTCCCTGCAGGATATTAAAAAAGTAGGCTCCATCGGAGGAAAGACCATCTGTTTTTACATCGTGACAACAGCGTTCGCTGTTACGTTCGGCCTGCTATTCGCAAATGTACTGAATGTCGGCGGAGGTTATGTGATGGACAGTTCTTCCCTTCAAGCGTATGAGGGAGCAACCAAGGCCCCTTCCCTGATCGATACTCTGGTGAATATCTTTCCATCAAACGCAGTGGAGCCCTTAGTAAGCGCAACCATGCTTCAGGTCATCGTCATTGCCTTATTTTTTGGTTTCGGTATCATAATAGCAGGAGACAAGGGAAAACCTGCGGCGGACTTGGTGGAAAGTCTCTCCGAAGTCTGTATCAACATCATGAGTATTATCATCCATCTTTCCCCCATCGGTGTATTTGCTTTGATCACACCTGTGGTTGCCGCAAATGGACCATCGGTGCTTCTTCCTCTTCTGAAACTGATCGGAGTGGCATACCTGACCAGCATCGTCCATATGGTTGTCGTCTATTCCAGCGCAGTCAAGGGTTTCAGCGGCATCAGCCCTTTGAAATTCTTTAAAGAACAGAGCCCGGCTATGCTGTTTGCCTTCTCCAGCGCCAGCAGTGTAGGAACTCTTCCGTTTAACTATGAGTGCACAGAAAAGCTGGGCGCCCGCAAGGAGATCGCAAGTTTTGTACTTCCTCTGGGAGCCACCATCAACATGGACGGCACAGCAATTTACCAGGGAGTCAGCGCCATCTTTATCGCCCAGATCTTTGGCGTACATCTGACCTTAAGCCAGCAGCTGATGATCATCCTGACCACCACCCTGGCCTCCATCGGAACCGCAGGAGTTCCAGGTTCCGGTGTGATCATGCTTGCCATGGTACTGCAAAGCGTCGGTCTTCCGCTGGAAGGAATCGCTCTCGTAGCCGGTGTGGACCGTATCCTTGACATGGCAAGGACCACAGTAAATATCACAGGAGACGCAGCCTGCACTATCTGTGTAGATGCTATGGAAAAACGGAAAGAAGCACGGAGAAAAGTAAAGATATCCAATAATATATGA
- a CDS encoding MATE family efflux transporter codes for METQIQTQRKENPLGYEPVGKLLLQFAVPSTISVLVNSVYNIVDQIFIGQGVGYLGNAATTVTFPIITIIMAFATLLGSGGSAYAAIKLGQKKEQEAEKTLNNNFMLSIIMGIVLAVIGFIFMEPILRLFGATDSIMPYAKDYASIILIGVPFSVIGPCLSNMARTDGSPRLSMYGILIGAVLNTILDPIYIFKFHWGVKGAAVATITSQIISALILFLYFCKKSQMRLHLKELKLDASICKNVIALGTSSGITQLVACVMQITMNNSLVYYGNISKVGGDVALSAMGIVMKLAMILASVCIGIGIGSQTIFGFNFGAEKYHRIKHLFKNAVAAATVSVLIGWLVCQLFPGLIVQLFGGGNSAFVSFAEKCLRIYLFGIFCAGFQIVSTNYFQATGQPLKASVLSMLRQLLLLVPLILILPLFFGLNGILFAGPIADMSSAVIVALFVIPEMKKLNRRITEKDMETSGA; via the coding sequence TTGGAAACTCAAATACAGACACAAAGAAAAGAAAACCCACTGGGCTATGAACCGGTAGGAAAATTGCTGCTTCAATTCGCAGTTCCATCCACGATCTCAGTCCTTGTGAATTCCGTTTACAATATCGTAGATCAGATTTTCATCGGTCAGGGCGTCGGATATCTGGGAAACGCCGCTACCACAGTCACATTTCCTATCATTACGATCATCATGGCATTTGCCACACTACTCGGCTCCGGCGGAAGCGCTTACGCCGCTATCAAACTTGGCCAGAAAAAGGAACAGGAAGCGGAAAAGACGCTGAACAATAACTTTATGCTGTCCATCATCATGGGAATCGTACTGGCCGTGATCGGCTTTATTTTTATGGAACCGATCCTCCGATTGTTCGGAGCCACAGACAGCATCATGCCTTACGCAAAAGATTACGCTTCCATTATTCTAATCGGTGTACCTTTCAGTGTGATCGGACCATGTCTTTCCAATATGGCAAGGACGGACGGCAGCCCCAGGCTGTCCATGTACGGCATTCTGATCGGAGCTGTGCTGAATACGATCCTTGATCCAATTTACATCTTTAAATTTCACTGGGGTGTCAAAGGCGCCGCAGTCGCAACGATTACATCACAGATCATTTCCGCTCTGATCCTGTTTCTATACTTCTGCAAAAAAAGCCAGATGCGTCTGCACCTGAAGGAGCTGAAGCTGGATGCTTCGATCTGTAAAAATGTCATTGCGCTGGGCACATCCTCCGGCATAACCCAGCTGGTGGCCTGTGTCATGCAGATCACGATGAATAATTCACTTGTATACTACGGGAATATAAGCAAAGTAGGGGGAGATGTGGCACTGAGTGCCATGGGAATTGTCATGAAGCTTGCAATGATCCTTGCATCCGTTTGTATCGGCATCGGCATTGGTTCACAGACAATCTTCGGATTTAACTTCGGTGCGGAGAAATACCACCGGATCAAGCATCTGTTTAAAAATGCGGTAGCAGCGGCAACTGTTTCTGTACTCATCGGATGGCTGGTCTGTCAGTTGTTCCCTGGATTGATCGTCCAGCTTTTCGGAGGCGGCAACTCTGCGTTTGTAAGCTTTGCTGAAAAATGCCTCAGGATCTATCTGTTTGGTATTTTCTGTGCCGGTTTCCAGATTGTATCCACCAACTACTTCCAGGCTACGGGACAGCCGTTGAAAGCATCGGTTCTCTCCATGCTCCGCCAGCTTCTGCTTTTGGTTCCGCTGATCTTGATCCTTCCGCTTTTTTTCGGACTAAACGGGATCCTCTTTGCGGGTCCTATCGCTGATATGTCATCCGCTGTAATCGTTGCTCTCTTTGTCATACCAGAGATGAAAAAACTGAATCGGCGTATTACAGAAAAGGATATGGAAACCAGTGGCGCATAA
- a CDS encoding MarR family winged helix-turn-helix transcriptional regulator has protein sequence MKKISRMISVIHRQGMRFFDFSLSKTEIGPGQQFFLVCIHENPGISMQQLAQIGHFDKGTVTKAVKKMEDQGYLRREPDDCDKRIHHLYTTREAEPALQMIYDLREQWNEILVKGLTQEEIHQAEALLTKISDNAYSYIEKRRVK, from the coding sequence ATGAAAAAAATCAGCAGGATGATTTCTGTTATTCACCGCCAGGGAATGCGCTTTTTTGACTTTTCCCTGTCTAAGACAGAGATCGGCCCTGGACAGCAGTTCTTTCTAGTCTGCATCCACGAAAATCCTGGTATCAGTATGCAGCAGCTGGCCCAGATAGGCCATTTTGATAAAGGGACAGTTACAAAAGCTGTTAAAAAAATGGAGGATCAGGGATATTTAAGACGGGAGCCGGATGACTGTGATAAAAGAATTCATCACCTGTATACCACACGGGAGGCAGAACCTGCACTTCAGATGATTTATGATCTGCGGGAACAGTGGAATGAAATCCTGGTAAAGGGCCTGACACAGGAAGAGATCCATCAGGCAGAGGCGCTGCTTACAAAAATATCAGACAATGCATATTCTTATATAGAAAAAAGGAGGGTAAAGTAA
- a CDS encoding cold-shock protein codes for MNNGTVKWFNSTKGFGFITNESTGEDVFVHFSGIASEGFKTLEDGQKVTFETTQGNRGLQAVNVCLA; via the coding sequence ATGAATAACGGTACAGTAAAATGGTTTAACAGCACTAAAGGATTTGGATTTATCACAAACGAAAGCACTGGAGAAGATGTATTCGTACATTTTTCAGGAATCGCTTCAGAAGGTTTTAAAACTTTAGAAGACGGTCAGAAAGTGACATTTGAGACAACTCAGGGTAACCGCGGGTTACAGGCTGTCAACGTTTGTCTTGCATAA
- a CDS encoding helix-turn-helix domain-containing protein, with product MEKAKILNRLIKEQGYNLRSFASKCNMPYTTLYGIIRNGAGKASVDNVISICRHLGITVEELNNMAEGITSDKTSPSHDDLKTLIARNGKEMSTEDKMELIKMLSEL from the coding sequence ATGGAAAAGGCAAAAATCTTAAACAGACTCATTAAGGAACAGGGCTATAACCTGCGGTCTTTCGCCAGCAAATGTAATATGCCGTACACTACTTTATATGGGATCATAAGAAATGGTGCCGGAAAAGCCAGCGTTGACAATGTGATTAGCATATGCAGGCATTTAGGGATCACAGTTGAAGAACTGAATAATATGGCTGAGGGGATCACATCTGACAAGACATCTCCGTCACACGATGATTTAAAAACTCTCATTGCCAGAAACGGAAAAGAAATGTCCACGGAAGATAAAATGGAACTTATTAAGATGTTGTCAGAGCTATAG
- a CDS encoding DNA-binding protein: MYKNLNRAMNEEHVTYTQIAELLGKRYQTISDTANGSTKKGFYFQEACKIQKVFFPKYDVQYLFTREPS; encoded by the coding sequence ATGTATAAAAACTTAAATAGAGCAATGAATGAAGAACATGTTACATATACGCAGATTGCAGAACTATTGGGAAAAAGATATCAAACGATCAGTGATACGGCCAATGGGTCTACAAAAAAAGGGTTTTACTTTCAGGAGGCCTGCAAGATACAAAAGGTATTTTTTCCAAAATATGATGTCCAGTATTTATTTACGAGGGAGCCTAGTTAA
- a CDS encoding helix-turn-helix domain-containing protein — translation MNYILEIRAFYDQLEINPLPPPAIVLWHALMHIANKTGWKQEFTVAVSVLELKTGLNAQSIKRARNRLEQNGLIKWKSRGGNRSACYQMISLQYRNTFDDVPKRQLECELQDEPDHEHNNKYKQNKTKQITEERECKKIQELYNTICVSFPRCTKLSDRRRRAVKARLRTYGMEEMKKVFYKAESSDFLKGKNSRNWSANFDWLTSYSNMVKVLDGNYDNKRGGEYDPATTDSKDESGTCDLVRIARDRGFKGKFEGF, via the coding sequence GTGAATTACATATTAGAGATCAGAGCATTTTATGATCAGCTGGAAATAAATCCGCTTCCCCCACCTGCTATTGTTTTATGGCATGCATTGATGCACATAGCAAATAAAACAGGTTGGAAGCAAGAATTTACAGTGGCTGTATCGGTCTTGGAACTAAAAACAGGGTTAAATGCACAGTCCATAAAAAGGGCTAGAAATAGATTGGAGCAAAACGGACTGATCAAATGGAAGAGCCGGGGCGGAAACCGTTCTGCATGTTACCAGATGATATCGCTGCAATACAGAAATACATTTGATGATGTACCGAAGCGGCAGTTGGAATGTGAACTGCAGGATGAACCAGACCATGAACACAATAATAAATATAAACAGAACAAAACGAAACAGATTACAGAAGAGAGGGAATGTAAAAAAATACAGGAGCTGTATAACACCATCTGCGTTTCATTTCCCAGATGTACAAAGCTCTCGGACAGAAGGCGGAGGGCAGTTAAGGCAAGATTGAGGACCTATGGTATGGAGGAGATGAAGAAAGTTTTTTATAAAGCTGAATCCAGTGATTTTCTGAAAGGGAAAAACAGCAGAAATTGGTCAGCAAACTTTGATTGGCTTACATCATACAGCAATATGGTGAAAGTCCTGGACGGGAACTATGACAATAAGAGAGGTGGAGAGTATGACCCTGCAACAACAGATTCAAAAGATGAGAGCGGTACATGTGATCTCGTCAGGATCGCTCGAGACAGGGGGTTCAAAGGAAAATTTGAAGGTTTTTAA
- a CDS encoding ATP-binding protein, giving the protein MNQRRLAFANIPAAFYSMRLNTFNTSVYKSEHSRIMIQLACKCIAEYLHDFDQEYRQGRGLYLFSEAKGSGKTRMAASIANELVDRGYQVKFALSAEIIQEIKRTWDRENNLSESSLLDQLQETEILIIDDFGTEQAAAWINEKFYQIINGRYVDRKVTIFTSNYSLMRLRYDDRITSRIEEVSYIIGFPEESVREQIAFEKNKEMLAKVERSSKG; this is encoded by the coding sequence ATGAATCAGAGAAGGCTGGCATTTGCGAATATTCCTGCGGCTTTTTACAGTATGCGTTTAAATACTTTTAATACATCTGTATATAAGTCGGAGCATAGCCGCATTATGATCCAGCTGGCCTGCAAGTGTATTGCGGAGTACTTACATGATTTTGACCAGGAGTACAGACAGGGCAGAGGGCTGTATCTGTTTTCCGAAGCAAAAGGGAGCGGTAAGACCAGAATGGCTGCCAGCATAGCAAATGAGCTGGTTGACAGGGGGTATCAGGTAAAGTTTGCATTATCTGCGGAGATCATTCAAGAAATCAAGAGAACATGGGATAGGGAAAATAACCTATCTGAGAGCAGTTTATTGGACCAGCTCCAGGAGACAGAGATACTGATCATTGATGACTTTGGCACGGAGCAGGCAGCTGCATGGATAAATGAGAAATTCTATCAGATCATCAATGGAAGATATGTGGACCGCAAAGTAACCATATTTACCAGCAATTATTCTTTGATGCGGTTAAGATATGATGACAGGATTACTAGCCGTATAGAAGAAGTATCTTATATTATAGGTTTTCCAGAGGAAAGTGTAAGGGAACAGATTGCCTTTGAAAAAAACAAAGAGATGCTGGCTAAAGTGGAGCGTAGCAGCAAAGGATGA
- a CDS encoding terminase small subunit: MYKKGVNLKDIAAEIGKSTSTVRRWKDTQGWENECPAENKEKQKTKEVTDPEVEEVIKNEELTDKQQRFCLYYIKCFNATKAYQKAYDVDYRTAASIAYRLMENPKVRREIQRLKKARLNREMLSEEDIFQKYMDIAFSNITDYVTFGKGSAEESPNFIDLKDSSQVDGSLISEISVSRNGAKVKLLDQMKAMDWLVQHMEMEKAETEDDGFIDALKAEVTDVWTEE; this comes from the coding sequence ATGTATAAAAAAGGTGTAAACCTAAAAGATATAGCGGCGGAAATAGGGAAGTCAACGAGTACTGTGCGGAGATGGAAAGATACCCAAGGCTGGGAAAACGAATGTCCTGCGGAAAATAAAGAAAAGCAGAAAACGAAAGAAGTTACAGATCCGGAAGTGGAAGAAGTCATAAAGAATGAAGAGTTGACAGACAAACAGCAACGATTCTGCCTCTATTATATCAAATGTTTTAATGCCACCAAGGCATATCAAAAAGCTTATGATGTCGATTATAGAACAGCAGCTTCCATTGCGTACAGGCTTATGGAAAATCCCAAAGTCAGAAGGGAGATCCAGAGGCTTAAGAAAGCCAGACTGAACCGAGAGATGCTGAGTGAGGAAGATATTTTTCAAAAATACATGGATATTGCTTTCTCAAATATCACCGATTATGTTACTTTCGGCAAAGGCAGTGCAGAGGAAAGCCCTAACTTTATTGATCTTAAAGATTCTTCCCAGGTAGACGGAAGCCTGATCTCTGAGATCTCAGTCAGCAGAAACGGTGCAAAGGTGAAACTTCTGGACCAGATGAAAGCCATGGATTGGCTGGTGCAGCATATGGAAATGGAAAAAGCGGAAACAGAAGATGACGGCTTTATAGATGCGTTGAAAGCTGAGGTGACCGATGTATGGACAGAAGAATAA
- a CDS encoding PBSX family phage terminase large subunit codes for MDRRIKQAAFQFRPFSKKQKQVLTWWLPGSPVSGQDGVIADGAIRSGKTLCMSLSFVIWAMENFEGQNFAMCGKTIGSFRRNVLFWLKLMLKSRGYRTQDHRADNLLVIERKGKENYFYMFGGKDERSQDLIQGITLAGVFFDEAALMPESFVNQATGRCSVSRSKFWFNCNPDGPYHWFKTNWIDQKEKKHLIYLHFTMEDNLSLEKNVKRRYCSMYSGMFYKRYILGLWSAAEGIIYDMFDHSKHVIQSLPEMAGSKYISIDYGTQNATVFLLWQRSLSGQWICCKEYYYSGREHHCQKTDSQYADDLEEFADGLDIDRVIVDPAAASFIAELKRRKFRIKKANNDVLDGIRFTGSMLNLGLLFFLGECKETIKEFASYIWDEKARESGEDRPVKQHDHCMDAVRYFIYTIVKRERKWG; via the coding sequence ATGGACAGAAGAATAAAACAAGCTGCATTTCAATTCCGTCCGTTCTCCAAGAAACAGAAACAGGTTTTAACTTGGTGGCTGCCAGGATCCCCAGTCAGCGGACAGGACGGAGTTATAGCAGACGGAGCCATCAGATCAGGGAAAACCTTGTGTATGTCTCTTTCTTTTGTCATATGGGCCATGGAAAACTTTGAGGGACAGAATTTTGCCATGTGCGGGAAAACAATAGGATCCTTCCGGCGCAATGTTTTGTTTTGGCTGAAGCTGATGCTGAAAAGCCGCGGTTATAGAACACAAGACCACAGAGCCGATAACCTGCTGGTTATTGAAAGGAAAGGAAAAGAGAATTACTTTTATATGTTTGGCGGCAAAGATGAAAGGAGCCAGGATCTGATCCAGGGAATCACCCTGGCCGGAGTCTTTTTTGACGAAGCTGCATTGATGCCGGAGTCTTTTGTAAACCAGGCCACCGGGCGGTGCTCTGTCAGCAGATCAAAGTTTTGGTTTAACTGTAATCCGGACGGGCCGTATCATTGGTTTAAAACCAACTGGATTGATCAGAAGGAAAAAAAGCATCTAATTTATCTGCATTTTACAATGGAAGACAATCTTTCTCTGGAGAAGAATGTAAAAAGAAGGTATTGTTCCATGTACAGCGGAATGTTTTATAAAAGATATATTCTGGGGTTGTGGTCTGCTGCGGAAGGGATCATCTATGATATGTTTGACCATTCAAAACATGTGATCCAGTCTCTGCCGGAAATGGCAGGAAGCAAATATATCAGTATTGACTACGGGACCCAGAATGCCACGGTGTTCCTGCTGTGGCAGAGGAGTCTCTCAGGACAATGGATCTGCTGCAAAGAATATTATTATTCCGGCAGGGAGCATCACTGCCAAAAGACAGACAGCCAGTATGCAGATGATCTGGAGGAATTTGCGGACGGGCTGGACATTGACCGGGTGATCGTAGATCCCGCCGCTGCTTCGTTTATAGCAGAACTGAAGAGGAGGAAGTTCCGGATAAAAAAAGCAAACAATGATGTACTGGACGGCATACGGTTTACAGGCAGCATGCTGAATCTTGGCCTTCTCTTTTTCTTAGGGGAGTGTAAAGAGACGATTAAGGAGTTTGCTTCCTATATATGGGATGAAAAGGCCAGAGAGTCAGGCGAAGACAGGCCGGTAAAACAGCATGACCATTGCATGGATGCAGTCCGGTACTTTATATATACAATTGTTAAAAGAGAACGGAAATGGGGTTGA